In Castor canadensis chromosome 11, mCasCan1.hap1v2, whole genome shotgun sequence, a single genomic region encodes these proteins:
- the Tex19 gene encoding testis-expressed protein 19 has translation MCPPVSVRHGREGMAYLYASWMYQLLHGEPLGLCFACFKVAFLDLKDTLESDDEGDEDWDPDPLESPAVGPEQGGPTWPGPSWGLGSGQPAMGGAEFGGPGPLASVPGELGAVGLDHPFVPTELGPEEAVPLDLGPEDDDWTQALPWRFLGLPPCSHWPQPPIPRPCFFNTDLPSREPMMLEVVTNLPVDPVEMKAWFLGLQIFSMVGHYDATYFRKMIPGCVLRASDQHWKVLLSAGEVCTVKLQDAPQQPDLPGQKLSILETTEFGVELVPADIVLQKKGFKIISYPGIAENWSTGPGGSGERLNVVEASAPEQLPCFQSLSPGPQNGGPEAQAATTVLPAPEHQGPGSSNNSSSPAVVEQLAQDGDLH, from the exons ATGTGCCCCCCTGTGAGTGTGCGCCATGGGAGAGAGGGCATGGCCTACCTTTATGCGTCCTGGATGTACCAGCTGCTCCACGGAGAACCACTGGGTCTTTGCTTTGCCTGCTTCAAGGTTGCCTTTCTGGACCTTAAAGACACCCTGGAGTCGGATGACGAGGGAGATGAAGACTGGGACCCTGATCCCCTGGAATCTCCTGCGGTAGGGCCTGAGCAGGGGGGGCCAACCTGGCCAGGGCCTAGCTGGGGACTTGGCTCTGGGCAGCCTGCAATGGGGGGTGCTGAGTTTGGGGGGCCAGGGCCCCTGGCATCTGTTCCGGGGGAGTTGGGTGCAGTGGGCCTGGACCACCCCTTTGTGCCAACTGAGCTGGGGCCTGAGGAGGCAGTGCCTCTGGATCTGGGCCCAGAGGATGATGACTGGACCCAGGCCCTTCCCTGGAGATTTTTGGGGCTTCCTCCCTGCTCGCACTGGCCACAACCCCCAATCCCACGGCCATGTTTTTTCAACACGGACTTACCCTCCAGGGAGCCCATGATGTTGGAGGTGGTCACCAACCTGCCAGTGGACCCTGTGGAGATGAAGGCCTGGTTTTTAGGCCTGCAGATTTTCTCCATGGTGGGCCACTATGATGCCACCTACTTCAGGAAGATGATTCCAGGCTGTGTTCTGAGGGCTTCAGACCAGCACTGGAAAGTCCTGCTGAGTGCTGGTGAGGTATGCACTGTGAAGCTCCAAGATGCACCCCAGCAGCCTGACCTGCCTGGGCAGAAGCTGAGCATTCTGGAGACCACAGAGTTCGGGGTAGAGCTAGTCCCTGCAGACATTGTCCTGCAGAAGAAAGGGTTCAAAATCATTTCCT ATCCTGGCATTGCTGAGAACTGGAGCACCGGGCCTGGGGGGTCTGGGGAGAGGCTCAATGTTGTGGAAGCCTCAGCCCCAGAGCAGCTGCCCTGCTTCCAGTCCCTTAGCCCTGGGCCCCAGAATGGAGGGCCTGAGGCCCAGGCAGCCACCACTGTCCTGCCTGCTCCAGAACACCAGGGACCAGGAAGTTCCAACAACAGCTCCTCTCCAGCAGTAGTGGAGCAGTTGGCACAGGATGGGGACCTTCACTGA